One part of the Natator depressus isolate rNatDep1 chromosome 28, rNatDep2.hap1, whole genome shotgun sequence genome encodes these proteins:
- the TRAPPC1 gene encoding trafficking protein particle complex subunit 1 — MTVHNLYLFDRNGVCLHYSEWHRKKQAGISKEEEFKLMYGMLFSMRSFVGKMSPVDMKDGFLAFQTSKYKLHYYETPSGLKVVMNTDLGVGNIRDVLHQIYSNIYVEFVVKNPLCSMSEPIQSELFRAKLDGFIRGLPFFSARAG, encoded by the exons ATGACGGTGCACAACCTGTATCTCTTCGACCGCAACGGGGTCTGCCTGCACTACAGCGAGTGGCACCGCAAGAAACAGGCCGGCATCTCCAAGGAGGag GAGTTCAAACTCATGTACGGCATGCTCTTCTCCATGCGCTCCTTCGTCGGCAAGATGAGCCCCGTCGACAT GAAGGACGGGTTCCTGGCCTTTCAGACCAGCAAGTACAAGCTGCATTACTACGAGACCCCCAGCGGGCTGAAGGTCGTCATGAACACGGACCTGGGCGTGGGCAACATCCGAGACGTGCTGCACCAGATCTACAGCAAC ATCTACGTGGAGTTCGTGGTGAAGAACCCGCTGTGCAGCATGAGCGAACCCATCCAGAGCGAGCTCTTCCGTGCCAAGCTGGACGGCTTCATCCGTGGCCTGCCCTTCTTCTCGGCCCGGGCcggctga